The DNA region CACAGCAGGTACTGTAAATCTGATTAGCGCATAATGTCATTACATTATTCTTGAATTGCATACACTATATTCTTTTGTGCGGTCATATTTTTCTCCAGTAATGCTCAAGGTGAAAAAGCATACACTACAGTAGTATTATCAGCAGAGAAACTCTGGCCCTCTCCCAGCAGGCACTGCTGCAGTTGCTGGTGCTGACTCATGAGCAGGAGAGGCAGCACCTGGTCCAGTTGGTACATGGGGTCTCCATAGAGGATCTGCAGTGGCCAGGCTGCACTGTGCCTCCAAAAGAGGGTAAAtcaatatttcttctttttcaccTGCTTTCAGAATTGGTTTGCTTTTATTTCCCTAAATCCCATATTCCATTTGCCATAGGAGATGACCATAAACAGGCGTCTTTAAGGGACGTCTGTATAAAAAGGCTGAGACAAATCCATGCCAGCGTGCAGACATATGGTGAGACTCAGATCCACTTAGAGCAAACTTACCCTCAGCTACAACCCCAGCCCCAAATGCAGGCCCACATAGGCAGCACACTGGCTGAATGGTCCCAACACCAGCTGGAAGATTGTGCTCTGCTCCTCTTGACCAATCTGCTGGAGCTCCAGGAGGTCCAAGCTTCTGCATTACTGCCAGCGCTGATGAACGAGGTGAGTCAAGACAGCCACAGCATCCAATCAAAGGCAAAATTCTATAATAAGTCACAAGAATTCAGAAATaattatgtgtgtctgttagaGTACACAGCATCTCCAAGCTCTGCGAGATGAGTATGAATCTGAACTTCAAGCAAAGCATTACACCAACCTGCTCCAACTCCTAATCTCAGATGCCCCTTTTACCTCAGGCTCTATACTAATTCCTAATACAAACAAGGCACAAAGCAGTAGCAAAGAGCAAATCCCAGCTGAGTCCTGCTGCAGTGGGCCCATTGAGGCCCAAAACATCAGTGATAAGCCACCTGGAgctctgactgttgtttcagtCAGAAGGGCCAACAGAGAACTACATGGAGTCCAAGCTGAAGATGGGACTAACACACAGGATGTCTGCACAGGTATTGCAAACGCaggcaaacatactgtatatgaacatATACTCACCACTGCAATTACAATAAACTTTGCTTTCTCCCAGGTTGTGGAGCAACAATGGAGGATCTGCCCTACTTGGAGATCTTGTGTGTGTCAGATACAACAAGTAATACTCACGAGCCCTTCGCTGCAAAGGGGGGAGCaaaggatgaggaagaggacagaGCAACAAAGAGCCCCCAGAGTTATGAGAAACAGGGCTCACTGATCGCCCTTGCTTGGAGCAAACCACCAGAGGATGACACTGACTATGAGACAGAGGctgcagacagagacacagcacAGAGCCAAGGTGGTGAGAGCAGTCTGCAGACCAGAGATATGTGCAGCACAGCTGAACACTCACAGTGTGAGGAGACTGCTGCAGAAAGCCACGATGAAGAGTTGAAACCCACTCTGTTCCAGTCTGGTTCCACAGGCCACCCTGACCAACAGTCTCAGCAGTGCAGCGCAGTAGAACAGGTACTCTCAGCAGCGTACAGCATTAGCATATAGCAGACCATAAAACACTGTGTTGCTGTCATTCTGTGTCATCTGATTCCTtcccttttatattttatcattcaCTCATTAGTTGACCTTGGAGGCGAAGCCAATACCGACCCTGCAGGTTGTTCAACCACATCTCTTGGTTGACTCTCTTGACATTAAACAGCATGCCAATGACCTCTGTTCTGGAGCATCTAATGAGACATCCAACGGGGTAGAAGTGGTTGAGGTGGAAATGTGTCCCACTGCATCAGAGTCACAGCTGTGGGATCTGGGAGGGCCTGAACCTGCTCACCCTGAGGACCAGAAATATACCTCGCAAGCCACAGTAAGTGTACTGTTACTTCTTTGTGCAGCCAGGGCTTTTAACATTACTTTATGAAGACGCCAGTGACGCATCACTTCCACATTActctattttaaaaataattctgcAGCTGTTTCCTGCTTTAAAGGCAGACTGTAGCCTCGCAGAGAGGAAGACAATGAGGGAATCCAcactgatggagagagagagagcaagagaaccACTGTCAgcaatggagagagagaggacgatGCGCAACCTGGTGGACATGCAAAGAAAGGTCGAACagaggcagcagagagacagagagagacaactGCTGAGGGTGAGAGAAAGTGGCACTGAAAGATTACTCAGATCATTGTAAGTGAGAGGCTGAGGAGCGCGGAGACATCTGTCATTGACATCTCGTTTGTCTTAGGTTCAAGAACGTCTGTCGATCATCCAGAACAGGAAGGCAGAGGAAGATCTGCTTGGccttaaacacacagacaggctaAGACACCTCACACATGATCTACCACAGGTAAACATGTTGAGGGAATCTGTCTGCAACATTCTGATAAGTTTTGTATTATCACACTTTTAACTTTTGTGTTTCAGGAGGACAAGAACCAGCAGAAGACAGTTGTCAGAGAGCGACTGGAGCAGCTAAGAAGAGAGCGCTCTTATGTCATGCAGTCCAAAAGAGACAGGTGAGgggttatttatttgaattagACAACAAATGAATGTCTACCATCAATTTCTccactttattgttttttctttttttcactcttAAGAAATACTGCAGGATTCAAGGAACTCCTGGGTCCAGTAACCCTccacagcagagaaacagacgACGGAGAGGTCTGAGATACAAGAGCTGCTTAAAATTCTTGTCGGGTAAAATAGGAATTTTTAGTTATTTCCATATTCATGAAGGTTGCTGACACTAATAAACTTCCCATCACTAAGCAGCACAACAAATATATGGTTCTCTAATGATTCAAACTGTATCAATCATTGGTAACATGCTGTTGTGTGTAATGCTATAGATATTGTGAGTGGTGGCCTTCCTGTTTGATGTCATATAGAACATAAATATATCTCAAAATGCAGAttgtttatatgaaaaaaaagatctcaACAAACTTATGGTGACTGTTTATTATACAGTTTAATTATCATCTTGACAAACATAAGCATCAACAGTAATATCATTTATCAATGACCCCTTTTATTTGTGTACACATTATCCCCGTGGCCTAAATTACATACACAATGAGTCGCAAAGGTGCATGTTAATAGTCTACACAAGTTCCATCATCTCTCCTTATATAGACATTGTTGGTCATTATGTTGTGACTACAGGAAGGACACTGATGTAGACTTTGATTGCACCTATGGACTGGGGTTGTATTTACAGGATGTGAGTACTGTAACATGTCAAAGGACGAAAGCTTTGCTAACAACTCTATGATGGGGAGATATGTATAATACAGAGGGTTGGGTGTGGGCCCAGTAGTTTTCCTGCAAGAGAGGGGGATCTCTCGGCCCAGttgtgtggaggggggggcgAGGGGGAGACTGTCTACATGGGAGAGATTATCAGCAAATAAACATTCAGTTGTTTCCTCTTTAACTGATCTTATATAGTGTCCACTCACACTGCAGTCCGACACAAAGCAGGAATACCTATCATCCTAATAAGCCAGAACATTCCacagcagctctcacacactgagccactgtgttacacacatacatacaaaatacacGAGTGTGTCCTCAAATGAAGAGTACACAGCTTAGGTTCAAGTCATGTGGTCTCGAACACACTAACATTaaaaccaaagacaaaaaagcttaaattccaaactaaaaaaaacaaaacaaaaactgtgccTGGCTGATAGGTGCTATACTCAGAGTTTTAATATTCTAGCAATGTGACAGCTgggaactaaaaaaaaagaacccaCAAGTCCCATTTTCAAAACATGAGAGTTCACCTTTGAGGATGAGGTGCATTATTACCATGTGCGGTTCCCAGCAGGCTGTGCAAATGACACACTTTTCAGGCTGTAATCAGGTCAGCAGGGCACTTCGATTTGTGAAATACATGAAATTTAAACTGGTGTGGTGTCTGGACCCAGGATCAACATGTGCAAGATCTTCAGCGAGAAAGCAGCATGCGCTTGTGTGTGACAGACTAAACTACACCTTATACAAGATAGTcaacaatatttgcattttatacaCTAGACTGGTGTTTCCCACAGTGAAAGGTAAAAGCCTAGGATGAAAACATGGAGGTCCACATCAAGTTCTGTCAGTGAACCTCTGAGAATGGGACCACCTTCTTGCTGGAGGCTTTAATGAGCACTActgtccaaaaacacaaaacggTCATCACAAGTCCAGCATCTCTCTGACTTATGGGCACCATGGAACTGAGGAGGGTGGATATAcgtgtatttgtatttgtgttttgtatctCTTTTTCATGGGTATCatgaaagaagagaaatgtgCGTCAAGTTTTGAATGGTGTTAGCAATGGGACTCAAGGGATGTTCATGTATTTATGCTTTAATGTGTGCGCATGTCTTTATGCATGAGTCTTTCTATTGGTGTGCACACTGCACCCCTGGGCCATGATGGCCTCCTTCCTCATCAGAACTATCATTATAGGCCTCTCTCCTGGCTCCACCTCCTGATCCTTGACTCCGGTCAAAATCTGTCAAGTCAACTTCCTCCGCATCCGCTGTGATAACAGGATTCTCCGCACGAGCAGGCAGCAAGCACTCGAGTTCCTGAAAGAAATTGATCATTATTAAATACACAATGACAGCATAATCATTAGAGCAGACTGGagtttaaaatgtgcaaatcacaacaacaactgcaACTCACATTCAGCTTTTCAGGGCTAATCCAGTTGTTTTCAGGGAACTGGACGTCAAACTTGAGGTAAAGGTCTCCCTTCTCAAATGGGTTTCTGTATTGAGGCATTCCCTCTCCCTTCACCATACGAATAgaacctgacacacacacacacacagcaacaaaaggGTGTAAAGACATGTGGCATGCAGACACATAAGGACCTTGTGGCCTTGGCTTCTGCAATTTACAAGCTGTGTATTATATACTGTGACATAAGCAGGGTTTTCCGATTCAAATAGATCTTCATTTGAAGATTTAGTATATGCCTTTTCCCATGGATACGTGAAAAGTTGAATGTGAAACGTTACTCTCACGTGGTCCACCTTTGGTTCTTCGTGCAACTAGATCTGGCCATGTGAGAGACTAGTGAACCTCAGTTGAATCAAAAAATATGGCGGGAGCTGCTGCGGTACTTTCTCAACGTCATACAGCTTACTAACTTTACCAGTTAACATTTGACTGCAGACTACTCTGACAGTAAGGATGCAACAAACTCGTAATATTCATAAATCTGCATTGGAAGATATGGAAGAGATATAGTTTTTGCAGTGTGGGCAGTGCACTTCTTGCAGCATGGAGAGGAGTAACGTTAGCCGCCAgtctggagcagcagcagcaggagtcaGTGCAACGTCACCAGCTAATCTGTAGTTGTCTTCAACAGTAAATTACTCAGCACTGACTAACACCAAACCTTACACCAAGCTATTTTTTGTAGTTAAATTATTCACATCGATCTCTGACTGCTCAGAGGTGTGTTGTGCTAATTGTTAGCTAATGGTCTGTTAGCTTAAAGAAATCCATAGCTGACCAGGTTAACTAAAAGGTAATAACACACTCCTGTCCACGTGATGCGTATTGTCTCTGCACAACACCCTCTGCACTAAAGAAAGCACTTGTACTATTTTTATCTGGTCACTCAATACTCACTGACTGTAAACTCTGTAGAATTGCACTATATTGTGTTGACTGAAGTAGTGTGTTGGTcttgttaaataaaaagtacatgAATGTTTCTCTCATTCTGCCAATGTGAGAAATTGATGATGAGAAACAGCACCAGTATTTTCAAATGTCCACCAGGACGTTTGATGATTTTCTCCGTCAGAATAGCCCACtgttacacaacacaacatacaCAGTGAGCCAGTCAGTTCAGCAGAGCAGTTTGCTATCACCATCACATCCCCATACTGCCATTCATGTGCACAGCGTTTTCCCTGCCTATCTAACTCAAAGGTGGACCGCCTTTGTATTACTGGCCGCCATCTTTGTTGAAAATACTGGCATGTCATGTTGACGGACCAAAAAAGGTGGAACTCAACTGTGAGGGCAGCGCAGCAACCGGACAGTCTACAGCACGCACACActagagttatcttgtagttcatcttcaaaaaaggcagcggttgcaagcatgatttgatttattgacccaataattacctttgcgagatgaacatgaagtatattgtgaactttctacgccGTCATTCAGAGACTAACATTAGCGGAGCAGCGAATTCCAGTAGTAACAGACGAGAccggctgaccaacacacactgcaacatTTAACAACTTGGAATAACTCtgaagtgaagaaaataactctgttctcagtctgtttcacctcaaaaaccctgtgCTTGCTCAGCGTCTTGGACAGCAATGTCTTTCCCCGGAGCTTACAGTGCAGCAGaaaggctgctctccactgccggagacatgatgttaataacaacacagcaggGCACTCTGCCTCCCCCTCATACAGGCAGtagactgtaagatgctttcaaatgaattaattcattagttaatgcagttaacttttcgaaataaaaaggctgcggtccatttatcttatctgccagtcatgtttcttattgtttttcaGCAGAATAATGACACCAGTGAAAGGTTTGGCACACAATATACTGAAGCAAGAGACTGACAATAGtgcccccttttctattcaATTGAGAATTTGGTTTTGAATCAAGAATCGATAGTATGGAATTGGGAGATAAGTATAACGTCCCAGTCTTACAAAATAGACACCATCATTTGTCACAACCTTCATTTTCCATCTTGGTATAAAATTCAAATCCCTATGGACACTTTCATCTGTCAAATCAATTTTCCACTTAAGCACACGACACTCTAAGGTACATACACAAATCGTGTATGCCACAGCAAGCACATTCTCCAGTCTTTTccacctttgtctcaaaaaaatcCAGGTAAAAACCCTGTGTGCGTATTGTATCTTGCAGATGTGAAGTGTTGATTTCGGAGGACATGCACAACCAACACTCTAAATGGACGCAGGATACATGAGGCAGCCATCACGCGCGCATGTAGTTAAAAGCAAGCAAGTCTATCTGCGACATTTCAGGCACCTCAGTAATTTCATTAGGGAACTATAGATTCTTATGAACAATATGATGGCTTGTTAGCTGTAAAAATAGCTGGAGAAAGTGCCACATCCAAAATGTATCATCAATTGGctcattgtgtttgtttctcactGTGATTAATTCAGCAACAAATATTTCTACACATTAATCTGCTTTTGTTCACTAAATGTCcatcagaacaaaaacaaaaaagcaggaATGTGATGAAAAATAGATAATTCGCGAATGTGGTATGAAGACATGTTTACCTGGCTCTATGACCTTTCCAGGTGGGTATTTGACAAGCAGCTGACGTCCATCGAGGTGTGTGACAGTCATCTGGAAGCCACACAAAGCCTCAACCAGGCCAATACGTTGGACCATGTGAAGGTCACTGCCATCACGGCGGAATTCCTGATTTAGATAAAAATCCAAAAATTTGTTGCCAAGGTTCACAATTGTTgttcatcaaataaatgtagaatgCTTCCTTAAATAACAGCTTTTCTATTGTAGCCCTGTTAATAAACACAGCCTAACAAATCAATATCAGAATCCAGGGCAGACAGGTGAGGTACCTCATGTTCTTTCTCTTGTAGCACCAGGACGATATCTCCTGGTTCAACGCCTGGTGCTTGGTCAGCTTCCCCAGAAAATGTGATCTTCTGTCCGTGTCTCATGCCTTTGTCCACATGCACCTCCAGAAGCTTAGTTTCCTTACACACCTTATGACCCTCACACTTTTTACAGCGGTCCTTCTCATTGATCACTTCACctaaacaagcacacacacacaggttagaCACAGTCAGAGTACTGTTGTGCTTGTGATTCTACctatccatttttttttaaaagtaaagtcagtgtgtgggtgttgaCAGACATATTACCCTCTCCATTGCAGTCTGTACAGACTGACTGCATCTGTTGAACCATCCCGGGGGCCAGCTGTCTAATCATGATTCTCATACCTCGTCCTCTGCATGCCACACACTTCTGCACGGCTCCGGCTTTACCGCCCTGACTAGAAGGCAAACAGTAAAGCGTCAGCATTGTTAGCAGGAATTTCTATTTATGCATAACAGAATCACTGCAATTACATCCCATCATCTGGCTGGCCTATAAAACTATAGATTATTAGGCTGTTTTCAATCCTTAAACATTCAAAGCAGACTCACCCATTACAGGCAGCACACAGCACATTCTTACTGAGCTGTAGTTTGGTGGTTTTGCCATTGTAGAGGTCTTCAAGAGAAACTCTGTGTGACAAAAGAGTTATAAGTGAcacaaaaaaattttttaaccACCCACTAAAGAACCCCAACACTTTTAAAGTACAATACTTACTTCAGAGGGTGTACCAtatcatctcctctcctcctgcctccATTGCGTCCTCTGCCCTGTCCCCCCATGAACCCAAACAGTCCTCCACCAAAAATGTGGGAGAAGATGTCGTCCATCCCaggccctcctcctcctccctcccgtAGTCCCTGTTCTCCATAGCGATCATAAAGCTCCTTCTTTTCTGGGTTTGTCAGTACCTCATATGCAAAACTGATCTCTTTAaactggaaaaaagaaaaacaagaacactCAGGATAGGATGAAAAATCATTTAATATATGACAGCAATGTGGGCCAACTAGTTTTGTGTTTCATGAGTCACctattacaaagaaaaaaagaaatacagacagtCAAGTCTCTTGTATCAAGGTCTTGTAAAAACCAGGGTTGAGTCACAAAGCAGcagtaaaataaatcaaaaactgaTGCACTCCTCTCTAGAGAAACACTGTTTCATATTCTGAACTCTGGTCTGTACCTATTATTAACCCTCAAAGAGTTGGGCTGTGTGTGATCATGACAAATAAAGTTGACATAATTTCTTGGTTCCAACTGTTGAGCAactgtggtgctgctgctgttgctcttATTGTAAATTAtagtgttgct from Thunnus albacares chromosome 7, fThuAlb1.1, whole genome shotgun sequence includes:
- the LOC122985746 gene encoding uncharacterized protein LOC122985746 isoform X1 encodes the protein MLRLAELPGAFRIYRACPESREQCRSAISLLYELYTSHQQERDTLTVLGERLDRDSLRLMCLHIRLATLRAQRAKMSYSALLAARQSWETWPHVNSPCRAEQAVLWLQGEEEEQMKCSISVSPQQALLQLLVLTHEQERQHLVQLVHGVSIEDLQWPGCTVPPKEGDDHKQASLRDVCIKRLRQIHASVQTYGETQIHLEQTYPQLQPQPQMQAHIGSTLAEWSQHQLEDCALLLLTNLLELQEVQASALLPALMNESTQHLQALRDEYESELQAKHYTNLLQLLISDAPFTSGSILIPNTNKAQSSSKEQIPAESCCSGPIEAQNISDKPPGALTVVSVRRANRELHGVQAEDGTNTQDVCTGCGATMEDLPYLEILCVSDTTSNTHEPFAAKGGAKDEEEDRATKSPQSYEKQGSLIALAWSKPPEDDTDYETEAADRDTAQSQGGESSLQTRDMCSTAEHSQCEETAAESHDEELKPTLFQSGSTGHPDQQSQQCSAVEQLTLEAKPIPTLQVVQPHLLVDSLDIKQHANDLCSGASNETSNGVEVVEVEMCPTASESQLWDLGGPEPAHPEDQKYTSQATLFPALKADCSLAERKTMRESTLMERERAREPLSAMERERTMRNLVDMQRKVEQRQQRDRERQLLRVQERLSIIQNRKAEEDLLGLKHTDRLRHLTHDLPQEDKNQQKTVVRERLEQLRRERSYVMQSKRDRNTAGFKELLGPVTLHSRETDDGEV
- the LOC122985746 gene encoding uncharacterized protein LOC122985746 isoform X2, whose product is MLRLAELPGAFRIYRACPESREQCRSAISLLYELYTSHQQERDTLTVLGERLDRDSLRLMCLHIRLATLRAQRAKMSYSALLAARQSWETWPHVNSPCRAEQAVLWLQGEEEEQMKCSISVSPQQALLQLLVLTHEQERQHLVQLVHGVSIEDLQWPGCTVPPKEGDDHKQASLRDVCIKRLRQIHASVQTYGETQIHLEQTYPQLQPQPQMQAHIGSTLAEWSQHQLEDCALLLLTNLLELQEVQASALLPALMNESTQHLQALRDEYESELQAKHYTNLLQLLISDAPFTSGSILIPNTNKAQSSSKEQIPAESCCSGPIEAQNISDKPPGALTVVSVRRANRELHGVQAEDGTNTQDVCTGCGATMEDLPYLEILCVSDTTSNTHEPFAAKGGAKDEEEDRATKSPQSYEKQGSLIALAWSKPPEDDTDYETEAADRDTAQSQGGESSLQTRDMCSTAEHSQCEETAAESHDEELKPTLFQSGSTGHPDQQSQQCSAVEQLTLEAKPIPTLQVVQPHLLVDSLDIKQHANDLCSGASNETSNGVEVVEVEMCPTASESQLWDLGGPEPAHPEDQKYTSQATADCSLAERKTMRESTLMERERAREPLSAMERERTMRNLVDMQRKVEQRQQRDRERQLLRVQERLSIIQNRKAEEDLLGLKHTDRLRHLTHDLPQEDKNQQKTVVRERLEQLRRERSYVMQSKRDRNTAGFKELLGPVTLHSRETDDGEV
- the dnaja2b gene encoding dnaJ homolog subfamily A member 2b, which produces MSSVVDTKLYDILGVSPSASENELKKAYRKLAKEYHPDKNPDAGDKFKEISFAYEVLTNPEKKELYDRYGEQGLREGGGGGPGMDDIFSHIFGGGLFGFMGGQGRGRNGGRRRGDDMVHPLKVSLEDLYNGKTTKLQLSKNVLCAACNGQGGKAGAVQKCVACRGRGMRIMIRQLAPGMVQQMQSVCTDCNGEGEVINEKDRCKKCEGHKVCKETKLLEVHVDKGMRHGQKITFSGEADQAPGVEPGDIVLVLQEKEHEEFRRDGSDLHMVQRIGLVEALCGFQMTVTHLDGRQLLVKYPPGKVIEPGSIRMVKGEGMPQYRNPFEKGDLYLKFDVQFPENNWISPEKLNELECLLPARAENPVITADAEEVDLTDFDRSQGSGGGARREAYNDSSDEEGGHHGPGVQCAHQ